In Primulina eburnea isolate SZY01 chromosome 3, ASM2296580v1, whole genome shotgun sequence, one DNA window encodes the following:
- the LOC140827283 gene encoding uncharacterized protein, giving the protein MHDYKITQKELHDKDKPKESISRCKVFLCSASISESVSRSCQNSKTVVGSKPIRNSASVIPDLNITSVEDSKIESKAKTKCDAGLLLFNDLLVDPESNISSSRNSSCPNKLSEEYFDSPTGP; this is encoded by the exons ATGCACGACTACAAGATAACACAGAAGGAACTACACGACAAAGATAAGCCAAAA GAGTCGATATCACGGTGTAAAGTCTTCCTTTGTAGTGCAAGCATTTCGGAAAGTGTATCACGCTCCTGCCAGAACAGCAAAACTGTGGTTGGATCAAAGCCGATTAGAAATTCAGCTTCAGTCATTCCAGACTTAAATATCACATCTGTGGAAGATTctaaaattgaatccaag GCTAAAACGAAGTGTGATGCGGGATTGCTCCTGTTTAATGATCTACTAGTTGATCCTGAATCTAATATTTCCAGTTCACGGAATTCAAGCTGTCCTAACAAGTTGTCAGAAGAATACTTTGATTCGCCTACAGGACCTTGA